From the Xiphophorus maculatus strain JP 163 A chromosome 20, X_maculatus-5.0-male, whole genome shotgun sequence genome, one window contains:
- the LOC102223538 gene encoding beta-1,3-galactosyl-O-glycosyl-glycoprotein beta-1,6-N-acetylglucosaminyltransferase 7-like, with protein sequence MHQLGGRKCSFLFCLGVVACSIIYWLSRTKLVGTPTSSRPFLTESKPTLAGIEKRENFCQNEKQNNRLALPKNVGSYIHSTNLQCSNLTKELHFINATLSHEEENYPLAFIVTIHKELDIFVRMLRAIYMPQNVYCIHVDAKAPNEYQETVQKLVSCFDNVFLSSRSEKVTYAGFSRLQADLNCMKDLSASPIAWRKVINLCGQDFPTMSNLELVQYMQSNEWRDKNMTPGVKQPATMKHRTRFQHHEIVGSHVVPRLPRHTKPPPPHNLKIYFGTAYYALTRDFVDFVLKNQIAHDFLEWSKDTFSPDEHYFVTLNHIKEAPGSRIDGGWEGAIRAIKWRDQEGKTHDGCKGHYARDICVYGIEDIPWIIEKKGMFANKFEINTFPEALDCLEQWHRNKVLNQATVPINPSWLLCSHNNSINF encoded by the exons ATGCACCAGCTTGGAGGCAGAAAATGTAGCTTCCTGTTCTGCCTGGGGGTTGTGGCGTGTTCAATCATTTATTGGCTGAGTAGAACTAAACTAGTGGGAACACCTACAAGCAGCAGACCTTTCCTCACTGAAAGTAAGCCCACCCTGGCTGGCattgagaaaagagaaaatttcTGTCAG AACGAGAAACAGAACAACAGGTTGGCACTTCCCAAAAAT GTGGGAAGTTATATACACAGTACCAACCTACAATGTTCAAATTTGACTAAGGAACTACACTTTATCAACGCAACTCTGAGTCATGAAGAAGAGAACTATCCTCTGGCTTTCATTGTCACTATTCACAAAGAGCTGGATATTTTTGTTCGCATGCTTCGAGCTATCTACATGCCACAAAATGTTTACTGCATACATGTGGATGCCAAGGCTCCAAATGAGTACCAGGAAACCGTACAAAAGCTCGTCAGTTGCTTTGATAACGTGTTCCTCTCCAGTCGTAGTGAAAAAGTGACATATGCAGGATTTTCACGCTTGCAAGCTGACTTGAACTGCATGAAGGATCTCTCTGCCTCTCCGATAGCTTGGAGGAAAGTAATAAATTTATGTGGGCAAGATTTCCCAACCATGAGCAACCTGGAACTGGTGCAGTATATGCAAAGCAATGAATGGAGGGACAAAAACATGACACCTGGAGTCAAACAGCCAGCCACCATGAAGCACAGAACACGATTCCAGCATCATGAGATTGTAGGGTCACATGTTGTCCCAAGGCTGCCAAGACACACaaaacctcctcctcctcacaatttgaaaatttattttggaaCAGCATACTATGCTCTCACAAGAGATTTTGTGGACTTTGTTCTGAAAAACCAAATAGCCCATGACTTCCTGGAGTGGTCCAAAGACACATTTAGTCCAGATGAGCACTACTTTGTGACACTCAACCACATAAAAG AAGCTCCAGGCAGTCGTATTGATGGAGGTTGGGAAGGAGCTATCCGGGCAATCAAGTGGAGGGACCAAGAAGGAAAGACACATGATGGTTGCAAAG ggcATTATGCACGGGACATCTGTGTCTATGGGATAGAAGACATTCCATGGATCATCGAGAAGAAGGGCATGTTCGCCAATAAGTTTGAGATTAATACATTTCCAGAGGCACTAGACTGTTTGGAGCAATGGCACAGAAACAAAGTCCTGAACCAGGCAACTGTTCCTATAAATCCATCATGGCTGCTATGCTCCCACAATAACTCAATTAACTTCTGA